The nucleotide sequence AGCCCTACTCAGGGAATACCAAAGTTTCTCTACGCTTCACTGCCTGGACCATCTGGCATCAGACAGGGCAGCGCCTTCGCAAGGTGCAGTAGAGAATCAGCCAATGGTAGAAGAGAGGGGAGGCTGGTGACGAATCGCCTGCAAATTGAAAGCCTTCAATTCATACCACGCCCAACTTATCCCCAGAATCAGCAATGCCGGGGGGAGCGGGAACAGAAGTTTTGAAGTCTCGATGCCGCCCAGGAGTGGTTCAGCCAAGGAATACCGGGTCATCTCAGATCAGGGAAACCAGTTTGCAGGGTCTTAAAGGGTTGACACCCCCGCAAAATCTGTCTGCCAAAAGTAGTGCAGGTTGCCGAAAATAACCCGCCAGTTTCAGGTTGAAGCACAAAGACACCAAGCGCACTAAGAAACTTTGTGTTCCTTCGTGCCTTTGTGGTGAAAAACTTCTGCCGCAATGTATTAGATTCCTCGATTCTCCATTGCCTGTGCCAGCCGATTCAGAGCGTCAGCCGTCTGTTGTTGAAGTGCAACTGGATCGGGAGCAGCCGCTTCTTCAGCCGCCTGCTGACGCTCAAATCGTTTTCTGGCTTTCTCGTAGGCACGAATCACCAGGAAGATGGAGAAGGCAATCACCAGGAAGTTGATGATCGTTGCCAGAAACGAACCGTATTTGATTGCGGTACCCGGCACGACCAAACCGTTTAAGTCTTTAACATTAGCAGCTTGCAGAGCAGGATTTAAAATTGCGGGGGTGATAATGTCCCCTACAAATGACTCCACAATTTTGCCAAAGGCACCGCCGATGACTACAGCTACGGCCAGATCAACAACATTACCCTGGGAGATAAATTTACGAAAGTCAGCCCAGAAGCCCCCATTGGAACGTGTCATGATTGTCAACTCTCCATGCATCTTTGAGGATTTATTTTGATGGGGGCATTATACAGGCAGGATTCGGAACCACATCCATCCGGCAACAAAAAGTCCAGAGTAAGCTGGTTCTTTAGATGAGTACCCTACCGCAAACGCCTGTAGGTTCAGGTAAAACGGAAGATTGATGGAGCGTGCCCTAATGAAAATGTCTGTAAGCTCAGCAAGCTACGGCAGAGAACAGAGGACAGGAAAGGAAAGATGACAGGATCAGGCTTTGAGCGTTCTAATTTGTCCTGACCTGGATGACTACTGCTGGCGTTGCTGAAAAGCGGGGTGAATTGAAACGAAGTTTCAAGCATCCAGCATCTTTATTCATCCCCAAATTCAGCAATGTCCTACTGCTCTACCAGGGATATTGGCTATCAGGTTGCACATCGCGTTAAGATGGAACTTGGGCGGAGTCATTGTGAGTAACAGGTTCATGACGGTTGAGGTTTTGGTCGAAAAGAAAAAATTAGCGAAGCCACCCCTGGAGATTTACCATCTCGGCGATCGCGTCCTGCGCCAGCCGGCAAAACGAGTTGCTAAGGTTGATGCTGAGATTAAGCAACTGATCCGCGAGATGCTACAAACAATGTACAGCGCTGACGGGATTGGGCTGGCTGCACCTCAAGTTGCTGTTCACAAGCAACTGATTGTAGTGGATGTGAAGCCCGATGAGGCTGCCACACCGCCGCTGATTCTAATCAATCCCACCATTACGAAGACCAGTGCAGATATTGTGGTGACCCAGGAAGGGTGCCTCAGCATTCCCAATATTTACCTGGATGTGAAGCGCCCCCAGGCGATTGAGGTCTCCTATAAAGACGAAAATGGTCGTCCCCAGAAGCTGGCTGCCACGGGCCTGCTGGCATGTTGCATTCAACACGAGATTGACCATCTGAATGGGGTGTTGTTTGTAGATCGTGTGGAGAATACTCTGCTCCTGAATCAGGAACTCGCCAAGCACGGCTTTTCAACCAGAGCCGTCCAGCCTGTTGCTTAGGATTCAGATTTAATCAACCGAAAATTTAGCATTTTACTACAGAAGCTCAGAGAAGAGACTCAGAGAAGAGACCCAGCCTTTATGGTTCTGTAGTGGGCTTGATGGGCTATCTTCACACCTGACAACGGACATCGGCTACAAGCGTTCCCAATCTTGAGGATGAATTGCGCCTTGTATACATTGAAGACGTTCAATTCATACGGCTTTCAGCACTACCAGATGGGCTTTGGGCAGTAAACTTTAATCATGACAGTCTCTGGATAATGTTCTACCAGAGATCCTATAGTTGAATCGCAATGACATAAGGGGGTAAAGATCTCCAACTTCTCGAAGAAGTTGGAGATATGAGGGATAGGGTCTGGCTTAATTCAGTGCCATTCTCCTGATAGTTCAATATTTACCAGTCCAATATTTACGAATTCCCTGCAAAATAAGGATCTTTAAGATTGTGACTCCAAAAAGTGGTGTGTTTCTGGCTGGTTCCTGTATTTCGGCGATCGCGGCAGTCGGTTCGGTGTTTGAGCTTTCTTCCGGGAACCCGGAATTAGGCGGTTTAACAACGGGTATTATTCTGGCAGTGACCACTCCTCTGGTGGTCATCTTCTTTCTGGCAGCCGTTCGTGATGCCAGGGCAAATCAGAAGTAGATTAATGACCGGACAGGCTCGCACAATCGCATTCCTCCGGCAGTTAGCCCAGCCCAACTTGCCAGAGCAAACCTATCCTCGTTACCCCCTGTCGGTGACGGAAAGTGTGTCATTGGGGCGCGATCCACGCTGCCAGATAGTGCTGGATCCTTTGATTTATCGCTCAGTATCCCGACGCCATGCCGAAGTTTCACCAATTTTGAGTTTCAGTAATGCAGCTGGGGGCGATCGCTTCTGGCAGGTTTGTGACCTGGGAAGTGCAAATGGAACTTATGTCAACGGACAGCGATTAAAGGGTTGTCAGGTCTTGCAGCCGGGGGACTGTATCATGCTGGGGCAGGATGGTCCCCGGTTTGTTTTTGAGTGTGAAACCAGTATGGAGCCGCTGCCAGAGGTGCCCCCCGTCAAGGGAGCCAGGTTACCGAATTTGCCGCTCCATCGGTCATCTCTGCGTCCCACCCAACCTCCCCCTGCCAGAACACCCTACCACCATGAGTCTGATCAGGTTAGCTGGACACAACTGTTTCCTATTTTCTCGACTGGGCGGCATCTGAGGGCAAAAGCCTATTTAGTGCCAGGAATTGCCACAGTTACCTTCGTGGTGTCCCTGTTTCTCTCTGTGGGGGACCCTGGACTGTTCAATATGCTCTTGGCAGCCTATCTGGCAGGGGCGGCTTACTATTTCATTTACCAGCTTTGTGGTAAAAACAAACCCTGGTGGCTGCTGCTGGCATCGGCGGCCACCACAGCGCTGCTGCTGGTCAGTCCGGTACTGGATCTGTTTATCTATGTGTTCCGTACTGTCCTGCCGGGCAGTCTGCCGGGACATGATGCTTCTGTCAGCATTCCTGTGTTGCTAATCAAAATGTTTTTTGGAGCTGGGCTGATGGAGGAATTGTTGAAGGCAATTCCAATCCTGATCGCCTGTGTTCTGGGGATGGGACTGCGATCGCCCCTGCGGGAGCGTTTAGGGGTGAGAGAACCTCTGGATGGCATTCTGTTAGGCAGTGCTTCGGCGGTTGGCTTTACCCTGGTGGAAACGTTAGGGCAGTACGTGCCTGAGATTTACAAAGCCACATTGACGGCTGGGGAAGGAGCCGCCCAGCTTGCCAGTCTGCAATTGTTAATTCCCCGTGTCATGGGTTCTGTAGCCGGACACATGGCATACAGTGGTTACCTGGGCTACTTCATTGGCTTAAGTGTACTCCGCCCTCGCCGTCGCTGGCGGATTTTACTGGTTGGCTATCTCACTGCCGCCATTCTCCATACCCTTTGGAATGTAACAGGCACCATTAGTCCAGTGCTGCTGGCAGTGGTTGGCGTGATGTCCTATGCGTTTCTGGGAGCCGCTATTTTGAAGGCAAGGGAACTGTCCCCAACGCGATCGCAGAATTTTGCTACCCGGTTTTATCAATGATATGGCAGGGGGACAAGGGGCAGGGAAGGGGCGTTGTTGCAAAGCCAGGAAACCCTCATCCCCTAATAATGAATTTCCTTTGGTAAACTGGGGGTTACGACCTTAACTTAAATCTGGTTTCTATGCACAAACGTCCTGCATTCGATAGCACTCAATTAATGCGTCGGGCTGATGACCTGATCTCAGCAGCTTCCAACCGCTACCGAATTACGGTTCAGGTTGCTAATCGGGCAAAACGTCGTCGGTTTGAGGATTTTGAGAGTGTGGATGACCCAACGATGAAACCTGTGATGCGGGCAATCATTGAAATGTCAGATGAATTAACACAGCCCGAAATTATCGGTGAGTAGTTTTGGAGAGGATTAAACAAGCAAGGGCGATCGCCCTGATATAGCCCTTTTCAAGGGTTCAAGGGTGTGAGGAATAGTGAGGGTTCTCCGCACTCCATTGTTCCTGGCACTTCCATAACTCACTTAAATGAGAAACACTGTAGCGATGCTTAGAAGAATCAGCCAGGCTCGTTCGATTCTTGCCGTTACAGCCATAACGGGACTGTTTCTGGCAACTGAAGCGATGCAGTCCCCTAATTGGTTGGGAAACCAACCTGCTTTCGCTCAGCGCGTTCGTCCAGATGGCATCTGGCAGGTAATCTACGAAAAGCTGCCTGATCTGCCCTTAGAAAATCAGTACATCAGCAGAGAAACCAGACAGGTTGCCTCAGATAATACGCTGGTAGGTCGCCTAATTCGCTATCATATTTATGTCAAAGGGCGCCCCCCCTTCTACCGGCTGGACTGGAAATTTACCCTGGCTGATTATCTGGGAGTCAACGGTGTCATAAATGAATCCGACTATCCCAGCAGGGATGCTTTGCGTACCAATCCACTGGAAGGAGATGTTGCCGCCATTAGAAGCCTGAATCAACAACAGCGCAATGCCCTGATTCAAGCACTGGTGGATGCCTTTACCCCCCAGGCTCAACCAGCCCCTCGAATGCCCAGACAGAGTCAGAGTCAGGACAGATAATTGGCGGCTGGCCAGTGGTCAGTGTCCGCGGGTAGCCGTTATTTATTGATTGGCTACTATTTTTTGCGTGAGTGGTTTGATGTGAATGGTTTTAGCAGGGGACAGGGGACAGGACGGGGTATAGGGAAGAACAAATAGCGGGAAAGGCTCTGAGCTTTCTAACCTGTCCTGATCTGGATGGCCACGGCTATATCAAGAAGCGTGAGATGTCCTGATTTAAATCACTCCAATTGGCTTCTACGATCACAAGTTTTCTGGGGTTTGAGTCACCAGGCAATCCTCTCAAACAGGGGATATTACTTACATCGAAATCCCCCTCTATTCAGAAGCTTCTACCATGCAGTTTACAGCCCCCTGTCTCCAGTCTTTTCTTCGTAATGGTGTTGCGCTTGCTGTGGGTCTGACCGTATCGGGATTGTTTTACACGGATGTCTACAGTACTGAAGTTCCCTCCCATTCCAGTTCAGTTTATGGCTCTCAATCCGTGCAACCTTTAGAGGATGGTGTGTATCTCTATGGACAGTCTTCCGTGGCGAATCAGATTGGGACAACCTATCTGGTCTTCGAGGTGAAGGCAACCAGGGTAGTGGGGGCGTTTTACATGCCCCACTCCTCCTTTGACTGCTTCAATGGCACACTTCGGGCAGATCAACTGGCCCTGAATGTGACCAACAGCTATGAAAAAACGAATTATCCTTACTCTGTCGCTCTTCAGACGGAGGCAATTTCCGCCTCAGCCGTTAATCCTGTTGCCTCGCCTGTCGGGTTGGCGGGCTATCGTCAAATTCACCGGGTTGGCAGGCGCGATCGCCAGATTCTGTCCACCTGTAAGGCAGGTTATACCAGGTGATTGATAGGAGATGAAGTGTGCCACCGGGTAGCTAAAATCTCTGGTGTCTGGTTGACCTGCCTGAATTGATTGAATCAGCTTCCCAGACACCAGAAATCTGGAGATTCTCGCCCACCTGCGTTATTCGTTTGCCTGCATCTGGTTTAATACCTGGCAGATGAGATCGGCAGGCACCTGATCGGTCACTGTTGCTGCGCCAATCTGGGTTGGCAGGACAAAACGAACCTGTCCGGACTTCACTTTTTTATCAGACTGGAGAGCCTTCAGGATGGCTTCAATTTCCAGATCTGCCGGGAGATGGATGGGGAGTGCGGCTTTTTGAATCAAAGCCAACTGTCGGTCTGCTGCCGATTGGTCCCAGAGATTGAGGTCGGCGGCGATCTGTCCAGCCGCAACCATGCCGATCGCCACTCCTTCCCCATGATTGATTCGTCTGTAACCGGTCAGGCTCTCTACAGCATGACCAATTGTGTGACCGTAGTTCAAAATTGCCCGTAGCCCTGCCTCTTTTTCATCTTTACTGACCACATGCGCCTTTGCCTGACAGGAGCGCAGGAGAATGTCTTGCAGCAACTCGTCCTTCAGATAGTGAAGGCTATCCAACCGTTTTGCCGCCTCCAGTTGCTCAAATAGCTGGAGATCCCAGATAACGCCGTATTTGATGACCTCTGCCATAGCTGCCCGAAATTCGCGGGGAGGCAGGGTTTTTAGCACCTCTGGATCAATCAACACCAGTCGGGGTTGGTGAAAGGCACCAATCAAATTTTTGCCATTAGGATGATTGACCCCTGTTTTACCGCCGATCGCAGCATCTACCATTGCCAGCAGGGAGGTGGGGACCTGCACCAGGTTGATTCCCCGGAGCCAGGATGCGGCTGCATACCCCGTCATATCTCCAATTACGCCCCCACCTAAAGCCACCAGAGTAGAAGACCGCTCCAATCGATTTTCCAGGGCAGCATCAAAAATCTTTTGCAGCGTAGAAAGCGTTTTATAGCGTTCACCTGCTGGCAGGATACAGCTTGAAGTGGTGAAACCTGCTGTTTCCAGAGCGGCGATCGCCCGCTCTCCATATCGCCTGAAGATTGCCGGATTCGATACGATCATGACGTGCTTACCCAGATTCAGAGATTGCATCTGGGTGCCAAGGGTGTCCAAACCCCCAGGAGTAATGGCGATCGTATAAGAATCGTGAGGCAGATTGACGGGAATAAGCGCAGACATTGGGAGAAGGATAAGGGATAAGGGATGTACGGCTCTGCCGTTTCCGAAGGGTAGGATGAGGGATAAAAAACTGATACCGATTAAAGCAAAGGATGCGGCAGATACCCGATTGAACGCTTTGCGCTGTAGGGCTTCTACAATCTAAAATCGCAAATCCAAAATCCAGAATGGTATTCGATCCATCATCATCCTACTTCACTCAGAGCACCCAACACTCCCCTACCTGGCACAACCACCAGCGTCGAACCCTCTCACCTTCCCTATCCTTCTCCGTCACCCAACCTTACCAGGGGGGGCTGATCGACGTATGAAAGGGCAACCAGGATCTCCAGCTTCCTGGCTGAAACCCTGATTCCGGCAAACTAAACCCGATTAAAAAGTCGGGGATCTGACGGATAGCGTACTTTCATTCAGCCGCCACCAGAAGGTACCCTAGTTTGTGTATAGTTTTGTTAGGTCTAATGGAGATAAGTCGATGTCCACAGTAGTTACCTACATTGTGCTGTTGGGTGGTGCATTTGGTCTGGCAATGGGGCTTTACTTCGGGTTCCGGGCTGCCAAACTGCTCTAGTGGTCTGTCAAGAATTATTTTGTGGGTTGAAAACCCCAAAACAATAACCTTTTCCTGATCTCAGACTCACAATTTTAAGGTTAACAAACCACTAGTACTGAAAAGCAGAAGTATAAAGGTAGCAGGCAAAAATAGGAATGGCCTTGTTCTCAGGGCTTTCCAGTCGCATCAATGGCAGGTTTATTTCCGCCGTCGAGTACTAGTACTTTGAGGCGGAAGTAACCTACCTATTTACTGAGGCGGAAACCTTTGGGTGTTCTGGAATCCTCTTTCATCCTTCTGCCTTGCGGTACTAGCCAGACGGTGATGCTGAATAGCCGTATGAATTAGAACGGAGTTTCAATTCATACAACCTTATCCATCTCCAGAGTCAGCAATGCCTGGTTGAGGGATTTGCATTTGAGTGGTCTGCGCCAGATCAGCAGACCGCAGAGTATCCGCAATGCGCTTCAGGAAGCTTGCGGTTGGCACTGCCAGAATCAGTCCCAGAAACCCCCCAATTTTGGCTCCCACCAGCAAAGAAATGACTACTGTAGCTGGATTTAGCCCCGTAATGCCGCCAATTAAACGGGGTGCAATTACGTTGTCATTAATCTGCCCCACGATCAGTGCAGCGATCAGCACCTTCCCGCCCAGCCACACATCCTGAAACATAAGCAGACCGCTGACCAGGGCAATGCTCAAGGTGCCACCAAAGGGAATGATACTGGCGATGCCAATGGCAAGACCAAACAGCAGACCAAACGGCACCTGCAATACGCCAAATGTCACTGACAGGGCAATGCCCAGAATCAGCGCGATAATTGCCTGTCCGGTAAAATAGCCGCGAAAACTTGGCTGCAATGAGTCCCGGATGCGTGTACTCCACTCCGCTGGAAGCCAGCTCAGTAAACCGTTCCACAACCCCTGCCCGTTAATTACCAGCAGAATGGTCAGTACAATGGTCACTAATAGATTGACAGTGCTGTTGATTGTCTCAAGGGTCAAGCCAATGAGACGGCTGGTTAAGGACTGGAGAGCTGTTGAAATTTGGTTGGTCAGTTGAGTGGTCAGTTCGCTGAAGTCAAAGGGAAGGTTGTGCAAAACAGTCTGTTCATCCAGCATTTGCAGTTGTTTCCTGCCCTGTTCAATCCAGGTAGGTAAGCGATTGGCAAACTCAACCAATTGTTCAAACACCAGCGGACCCAGGAACAAACTGGTAATGCCAAATAGGGTCAACGCTGAGAGTAAGACGATCGCGATCGCGGCTCCTCGTGTCATGCGCCGCTGCTCCAGTAAGCCAATTGGAAAATCTAATAGAAAAGCCGCCAGGCTGGCAGTCAACACAATACTGGGAATCGGTTGCAGATACTGGCAGAGCAACAGGATCAGCCAGCTATTCAGGAAAATAAGCGGGAAGGCAATCCCAACGTTGAACCAGGGGGGAAGTTTTAGACCTGAAAGCATAGGACTCATTCTATCCACATACTCACCCACTCTACCAGCAGGGCGATGGACAGGCTGCTCCAGTCTATAGTTTTCTGGAGTATAAGGATACTTGGTGATGATTGATTTAGAATGCTTCAACGTTTGGCGCGGTTGACCGCCCTGTTTTTGGCAATCGGTATTGTTTCAGAGGGTCCAGTTCGCTCTGATAGGCGAAGCTATGCAACCGCCTCAGTCCTCAATCTAATCACTCAACCAGGCAATGTGGTGGAACTCAATATTCCACTGCCCGCAGTGCCTGACCACGTTCCCGCACAGGGGTTCCCTGCCCCTTCTTCTAATTCGGAATCCTCCGGATCTCCTGCTTCAGATGCCGAATCAGCCTCCCAAACGATCCGGCTGGAAGTGCAGCTCGGTCGCCGTCGGGTTGTGCTTTACCAGGGACAAACTGTGATTAAGCAGTACCCCATCGCGATCGGTCGGCCAGGATGGGAAACTCCGAAAGGCAATTACACGGTTCTGCAAAAGCTAAAAAATCCATCCTGGATCCATCCCCTCAAAAAAGGGATTGTGATTCCGGGTGGCGATCCAGAAAATCCGCTGGGTCAATACTGGATTGGCTTCTGGACGGATGGGAAAACCTGGATCGGGTTTCATGGTACCCCCAATCCTGGATCGGTCGGTACGGCGGCTTCCCACGGTTGCATTCGTATGTATAACAAAGATATTGAAGAATTGTTTCAACGAGTCAGTCTGGGGACCCCGGTCAGCGTGGTGCAGTAAGAGACATCCCTGCCACCTCGATCAGGAAACCAGGGATGGCAGGGGGAAGGGAACCCGATGGTCAGTCTTTGCCTCAATCGGAGCTGCCAGTGCTTCTGCCAAGTCTGCCCGCCCCAATCGTTGCTCCAAAATATTCATCACTTCGCGCCCAAAATCGTTGGGATTTTGTCTCCAGGCTTGTAAACAGACTTCCCCCAAGAAAGAACCCAGAGGTTCTGGATTCCACAACAGTTTATTGACCGTCCAGGGGGTAATGTTCATCGGGTCATAACCGGGTTTCAGCACCTTCTGGTCAAAGGCGTATTGTTCCAGGTGGGTGTGGGGTTGTAAGCCAATAAAAAAGATGGCGGGTTCGACCTTGTCGGCTCCGAAAATACTTTCCAGTTCCCGGTGATAAGCGATTGTCTGACGAATTGTGTCAAAGGTTTCGTCAATCACATTGAAAGAGTAATTGACAGAAACCAGGTCGTTAAATCCGGCAGTTTTCAGATCCCGACAGTTTTGCAGAACCGTGCGCAGGTTATAGCCCATCCGCATTTTGCGAACCAGTTCTTGAGAGCCGCTGGTAATACCAATCTCAAAATAATTCATACCAGTCTGCACCATCAGGTCACACAGTTCTGGCGTTAAATTATCTGCCCGAATGTAGGCTGCCCAATGAATATCCTTCATGCCTGCATTCAGCACTTTCTGAAGCAGTTCCACCACGTCGTCTATATACTTCCGTGCCGGAATCAGTTGGGCATCGGTAAACCAGAAGTTGCGCACACCGCGATCGTAAAGCTGGCGCATTTCGGCAACCACTTCATCCGCTGGATTGATCCGTACCTGTTTCCCTTCAATCACGGTGTAGATGCAGTAGCAGCAATTATGAGGACAGCCACGCTTGGTCTGGACTCCCACATAAAAATCATCTGCCTGCAAATAATACTCAAACTCGTGCCAGATGGACTGGATATAGTCGTAGTTACAGGCAGTTTTTTCGATGGGTGTTGGTGTTTCGTGGATCATGCGATCGCGCGGCTTTGTTTCTCCCACGATATAGCATCGCTCATCCCCAAAGTCCTGACCCCGCAGTAGCTTTTGCAGGAGGGCTTCTCCTTCCCCGACCGAGATAATCGTGCCAGTGGGCAAGCTGCGTCCAAGCTGCTCATAAAAGACACTCACGGCTCCACCACCCACCACAGAGCGCACCCCAGGGTAATACTTTTGCGCCCGCTTCATACCCCGTTTAATCAAGCCCAGGTTGCGCCACAGCTCACCGTAGTACCCCTTTGCCACCCGCAGCAGACCCATCGCACCCCGCAGTTTTACCAGGGGGTTGCGGGCATAGAAAAACTCAAATGTATGCTGAAGTGGATTGCCACCCCGTCCACCGACGGGAGCGTAAATTTGAATATCGCGCCAGGAAAAGACGAGGAGGGTTGGACGAAACTCATCAATACAGGCATCCAGGGCGGAGGCATAATCCAGCGGAGGCACGGTTCCCAGATCAAAAATGCGCTGCTCCAGGTCTGGAAAGACCTTATGCACATGGTCTGCCAGATAAACCACCCCAATTGGGAAAATCGGGTTACACGGGAGACGAACGTAGAGGATTCGGTTAGCCACAGGTCCCACTTTTACCGAAAATTCTGAAATCATTTTTCACATATCTTTACGATACCACCGTCTTTCAATTGCGGGGGATCAGTTTGGCAGAGGAGTGAGGAGTGGGGAGGGAGGAGAGAGGAAAGAGGAAAGAGAAGAGAGGAAAGAGGAAAGAGGGAAAATAT is from Leptothermofonsia sichuanensis E412 and encodes:
- the petL gene encoding cytochrome b6-f complex subunit PetL, which encodes MSTVVTYIVLLGGAFGLAMGLYFGFRAAKLL
- the aroB gene encoding 3-dehydroquinate synthase, whose translation is MSALIPVNLPHDSYTIAITPGGLDTLGTQMQSLNLGKHVMIVSNPAIFRRYGERAIAALETAGFTTSSCILPAGERYKTLSTLQKIFDAALENRLERSSTLVALGGGVIGDMTGYAAASWLRGINLVQVPTSLLAMVDAAIGGKTGVNHPNGKNLIGAFHQPRLVLIDPEVLKTLPPREFRAAMAEVIKYGVIWDLQLFEQLEAAKRLDSLHYLKDELLQDILLRSCQAKAHVVSKDEKEAGLRAILNYGHTIGHAVESLTGYRRINHGEGVAIGMVAAGQIAADLNLWDQSAADRQLALIQKAALPIHLPADLEIEAILKALQSDKKVKSGQVRFVLPTQIGAATVTDQVPADLICQVLNQMQANE
- a CDS encoding photosystem II high light acclimation radical SAM protein, with product MANRILYVRLPCNPIFPIGVVYLADHVHKVFPDLEQRIFDLGTVPPLDYASALDACIDEFRPTLLVFSWRDIQIYAPVGGRGGNPLQHTFEFFYARNPLVKLRGAMGLLRVAKGYYGELWRNLGLIKRGMKRAQKYYPGVRSVVGGGAVSVFYEQLGRSLPTGTIISVGEGEALLQKLLRGQDFGDERCYIVGETKPRDRMIHETPTPIEKTACNYDYIQSIWHEFEYYLQADDFYVGVQTKRGCPHNCCYCIYTVIEGKQVRINPADEVVAEMRQLYDRGVRNFWFTDAQLIPARKYIDDVVELLQKVLNAGMKDIHWAAYIRADNLTPELCDLMVQTGMNYFEIGITSGSQELVRKMRMGYNLRTVLQNCRDLKTAGFNDLVSVNYSFNVIDETFDTIRQTIAYHRELESIFGADKVEPAIFFIGLQPHTHLEQYAFDQKVLKPGYDPMNITPWTVNKLLWNPEPLGSFLGEVCLQAWRQNPNDFGREVMNILEQRLGRADLAEALAAPIEAKTDHRVPFPLPSLVS
- the mscL gene encoding large conductance mechanosensitive channel protein MscL, producing MTRSNGGFWADFRKFISQGNVVDLAVAVVIGGAFGKIVESFVGDIITPAILNPALQAANVKDLNGLVVPGTAIKYGSFLATIINFLVIAFSIFLVIRAYEKARKRFERQQAAEEAAAPDPVALQQQTADALNRLAQAMENRGI
- a CDS encoding AI-2E family transporter, which translates into the protein MLSGLKLPPWFNVGIAFPLIFLNSWLILLLCQYLQPIPSIVLTASLAAFLLDFPIGLLEQRRMTRGAAIAIVLLSALTLFGITSLFLGPLVFEQLVEFANRLPTWIEQGRKQLQMLDEQTVLHNLPFDFSELTTQLTNQISTALQSLTSRLIGLTLETINSTVNLLVTIVLTILLVINGQGLWNGLLSWLPAEWSTRIRDSLQPSFRGYFTGQAIIALILGIALSVTFGVLQVPFGLLFGLAIGIASIIPFGGTLSIALVSGLLMFQDVWLGGKVLIAALIVGQINDNVIAPRLIGGITGLNPATVVISLLVGAKIGGFLGLILAVPTASFLKRIADTLRSADLAQTTQMQIPQPGIADSGDG
- a CDS encoding L,D-transpeptidase, whose product is MLQRLARLTALFLAIGIVSEGPVRSDRRSYATASVLNLITQPGNVVELNIPLPAVPDHVPAQGFPAPSSNSESSGSPASDAESASQTIRLEVQLGRRRVVLYQGQTVIKQYPIAIGRPGWETPKGNYTVLQKLKNPSWIHPLKKGIVIPGGDPENPLGQYWIGFWTDGKTWIGFHGTPNPGSVGTAASHGCIRMYNKDIEELFQRVSLGTPVSVVQ
- a CDS encoding DNA-directed RNA polymerase subunit omega, giving the protein MHKRPAFDSTQLMRRADDLISAASNRYRITVQVANRAKRRRFEDFESVDDPTMKPVMRAIIEMSDELTQPEIIGE
- the def gene encoding peptide deformylase produces the protein MTVEVLVEKKKLAKPPLEIYHLGDRVLRQPAKRVAKVDAEIKQLIREMLQTMYSADGIGLAAPQVAVHKQLIVVDVKPDEAATPPLILINPTITKTSADIVVTQEGCLSIPNIYLDVKRPQAIEVSYKDENGRPQKLAATGLLACCIQHEIDHLNGVLFVDRVENTLLLNQELAKHGFSTRAVQPVA
- a CDS encoding PrsW family glutamic-type intramembrane protease, translated to MTGQARTIAFLRQLAQPNLPEQTYPRYPLSVTESVSLGRDPRCQIVLDPLIYRSVSRRHAEVSPILSFSNAAGGDRFWQVCDLGSANGTYVNGQRLKGCQVLQPGDCIMLGQDGPRFVFECETSMEPLPEVPPVKGARLPNLPLHRSSLRPTQPPPARTPYHHESDQVSWTQLFPIFSTGRHLRAKAYLVPGIATVTFVVSLFLSVGDPGLFNMLLAAYLAGAAYYFIYQLCGKNKPWWLLLASAATTALLLVSPVLDLFIYVFRTVLPGSLPGHDASVSIPVLLIKMFFGAGLMEELLKAIPILIACVLGMGLRSPLRERLGVREPLDGILLGSASAVGFTLVETLGQYVPEIYKATLTAGEGAAQLASLQLLIPRVMGSVAGHMAYSGYLGYFIGLSVLRPRRRWRILLVGYLTAAILHTLWNVTGTISPVLLAVVGVMSYAFLGAAILKARELSPTRSQNFATRFYQ